CGATCCCGCAAGTGCTGATTGGCGATGCGCCGTACTACGGCCGCTTCGGCTTCACCGAAGCCCCGCGCGGCTGGAAGTGTCCCGGCCCGTGGGACCCGGCCCGCCTACTGATCCGCGGCGCCGCTCCGGCTACTTTGCCGCCAGCGGGCATGCTGGGGCCTTGGCTGAGCTAGGATTTGCTGTCCGCGGGTGACGTCGGCTTTGGTTGGAAAGCGGGCGAAGGAGCCTCCCTAGACGTCATACGGCTCGACAACGCCGCGCTAGCACATCGACCCCTTCATGACATTCGACGGAGCCTGGCAGCCTCCACCAGCTTGCCTCACCGTATCATCCAGGCCTTGCTTCGTACGCCGGTGAACCTCTTGCCATTGCGCGCGTGTCAGGCAGATGCGTGTTGATCGCGTGAGCGAGCCAGTTACCCGGTCGGTGCGGCAAATCTTCTTTTCCTGCTTGGCATCCGCCTCTGCAGGGGGCGTTTGAGCCTCCTGGGCCATCACGCCGGTCGACAAGAGAAGCATGACTGCACCGAAAAGACCGACCTTCATCGTCCTCTCCCTTGTGCGTTGATCTTAAATGGAAAAGCACGGAGACAATTTACGCCTTCCAACCCAGTCCGCAACGCACTCAATCGGGTAGTAGGCATCCCGTCACATCAGGCTGAATTCCCTCTTAATCCCCCCATCCGGCAAGTTCCGAGATTGTTACATGCGTCACCATCTGCCATCCCGGGGCAAATGCCATATGATGAACCACCAGACCTGGCAGCGATGACGCTGCGCGAGATAACCGATGTTATCGAAGCGCACGAACTTCCCCCTGTAGACCGATGGAATCCGCGCGATACTGCCGACAGTCATGCGCGAATCGCGGCCGATGGCACCTGGTTTCACGAGGGCCGCGAGATCACCCGCCCGGCCATGATCCGGTCGTTCTCGTCCCTCCTCAAGCGCGACCGCAAGGGGCGGCACTGGCTGGTTACCCCGGAGTGCAAGCAATCGATCGAAGTCGAGGATGCCGCCTTCATCGCCATCGACACCAAAGTACTCGATGGCGCTCTGGCCTTCCGCCTCAACACTGACGAACTGGTGATCGCAGGCCCCGATCATCCACTCCGTACTGCCGGAGATCTCGACAGGCCGTCGGTCTATCTGATGGTGCGCCATGGCTGCGAGGCGAAGCTCAACCGTTCGACTTGGCTGCAATTGGCCCATCATGCCCTCGCCAACGACGATGGGTTCTGGGTCGAAAGCCGGGGCGAGCGCTTCTCGCTCTATCCCGAATGAGCGCGCTGTTCGAACGGCTGAAGCTGCTGTTCGACGAAGGGCATGGCGTCGAACTGCCCAGCCTGCGCAACGACGGACAGTTCGCCCCAGCCGAAATTCGCCCCGCGGCGGTGCTGGTGGCGGTGACCGAGCGGGAAGAGCCTGGCGTTATCCTGACCCACCGGCCGGATTCGATGCGTGCCCACGCCGGGCAGGTCGCCTTCCCTGGCGGCAAGCTCGATCCGGGCGAAGATGCGGTCGAGGCCGCGCTTCGCGAAGCCTACGAAGAGCTGGCGATAAACCCATCAGACGTCAGGGTTATCGGTGCGAGCGATCGCTTCATAACCGGCACCGGTTACGACGTGACGCCCGTCCTCGGCCTGGTCCCGGCCGACCTGCCGATCGTGCCCAACCCGCACGAAGTGGATTCGTGGTTCGAAGTGCCGCTGGCCTTCCTGCTCGATCCCGCCAACCATGCCCACAAGGAACGCGAGTGGTTCGGCCGAATGCGCCCCTACATCGAAATCGACTGGCAGGGCCACGTGATCTGGGGGATCACCGCCGCCATCGTCGCCAACCTCTCTCAACGCCTGGCGTGGCCGGGAAGAGACTGAGCTCTGTCCTACTTGCCGATGCTGTGCCATTCGGCGGACATGATCGCGAACTGCCCTCGATTTGCCCACGCCAGCACGGCAATGGGATTGGCCCAATGAGCACCGTTGCCTCCAAACTGCCCGCGGTGGCCTGGACGGCCCGAGACGACCTCGCTGCACTCGTTGCCGCGTTGGGCCCGGACAAGGTCCGCTGGGTCGGCGGCGCGGTGCGCGACACGCTGCTCGGCCATCCCGTCGCTGATGTCGACGCCGCGACGCTGCACGAACCGCAAACGGTCATCGAGTTGCTGGGCCAGGCAGGCATTCGCGCCATCCCCACGGGCATCGATCACGGCACGGTGACCGCCATACTGCCCGGCGGCAATGTCGAAGTAACGACGCTGCGCCACGACGTCAGCACGGATGGCCGCCGTGCCACCGTAGCGTTCGCGACCGAGTGGCGCGAGGACGCAGAGCGACGCGACTTCACCATCAATGCGCTCTACGCCGATCCCGTGACGCTGGAGATCTTCGACTGGTTCGGCGGCCTGGCAGACCTCGAAGTGCATCGCGTGCGCTTCATCGGCGACGCCCGCCAGCGTATCCGCGAAGATCACCTGCGCATCCTGCGCTACTACCGCTTCCAGGCCCGCTTCGGCAGCGCGCTGGACGAAGAAGCCGAAGAGGCCTGCGCCGAGCTCGCGCCCACTCTCAAGGGCTTGAGCCGCGAGCGAGTGGCGATGGAGCTGCTCAACTTGCTCAGCCTGCCCGATCCCTCGGCGACGGTGGAGCGGATGGAAGCGCGCGGTGTCTTGCCAGTGGTCCTGCCAGAGGCGGGCGAACGCGGCATTGCCGCGCTCAAGGCGCTCACCACCGAGGAAAGCCGCCAGGGCGTAGCTCCTGACGCGCTGCGCCGCCTCGCCGCGCTGTTGCCGGCCGAGCCCCGCACTGCCGAGCAAGTCGCGGCGCGGCTGCGGCTGTCGGCGGCCCAGAAGAAACGGCTGGTCACGGCGGCAGCGCGAGAGGCCGAACCCGGCGAAGCCCGCGCGCTCGCCTACAGCCTCGGACGCGATGAGGCAATCGACCGGCTTCTGCTCGCGGGTGCCGATGTCTCGCCTCTCACCGGCTGGGATATCCCACGGTTCCCGATCAAGGGCGGCGAGATCGTCGCTCGCGGGATCTCCGCAGGACCGGAAGTAGCGAGAATCCTGCGCGAAATCGAGCGCCGCTGGGTCGCCGAAGGGTTCCCGAATCCAGAACGGGCCGGGAAACTGCTCGATGAGAGGCTGCCACGCTAATAGTTGTATTGGCTAACCTTTCACCGCGTCAAAGACACGACTCATCCGAAACCGGTTTGCGCGATCGGCTCTCCATCACGAAGCAGGACTCCAGGTCGCAATAAGCAGGACCGGTGGCGTCCCGTCATCGGCAAGGGTCTCGAGAAGATAGGTCGCATCCGCAGCGGCCACGCCCATTCCCCTCATTCCGGCTGCCCCCCACGCCCGTTCAGGCGGGCGCCAAGTGTCTTGGAGTTATTGGAGAGTGACGATGAAGTTTTCCCCCCTCGCGGCCATAGCGGCCGTGGCGCTGGCCGGCCTTTCGGTTCCGGCCTTCGCCGCCCCCACGGTCGGTGCCACGGTATTCGGCCCTGACGGCAGCGAAGTCGGCAAGATCGAACAAGTCGCTGGCGGCAACGTCGTGATCAACACCGGCAACCTCAAGGCGGCCATCCCCGCCGACGCCCTCAGCGTTGGAGAGAAGGGCCCGACCATCGGCTGGAACAAGGCCGACCTCGAAGCCGCCGTTGGCGCCGCAAACGCGGAAGCCGGTGCGGCGCTAGACGCCAAGCTCGTGGCTGGCGCCGAAGTCTACAGCAGTGACGGCGTCGTTCTTGGAAAAGTGAACAAGGTCGACGGCGAGCTCGTCGTAGTCGACCTCAAGGACGGCGCGACCTCGCTGCCCAAGAAGCAGATGGCCCTACAGGCCGACAAGGTCACCTTCCTCGCCACCGCGGCCGACGTCGAAGCGGCCCTCAAGGCCCAGGGCGGAGACTGATCAAGGATACCGGGTGCCCCGCACCCGGTGGAGGGGACCCGCCAAGGGTCGCTACTTGGGCGGGTCCCTTCCGTTCGCCTCGCAGTCTCAGAACTTGTTGTCGCGGGGGAAACCCTGCGGCGGAAGCCGGCCCGCCGCACCACGAGCGACCTTCCACATGTGGATGTCCTTCTCGGTCCTAGTGCGGCCGGTCTCGCCGCCCATCTCCCATGACAGCCCATCTTCCAGCTTGAGCGTGGTCGCATCCCCTAGCCCGCCATCGCGATAGCGCTGCAGGGTCACGCCCTGCCCTCGCGACATGACCGGCAGTTCTTCGAGGCTGAAGACCACCAGCTTGCGGTTCTCGCCGACTACGGCAACGTGATCGTGCTCAGGCGCGATCGGACGAACCACGACCAGCTTGCGACCATCCTTGAGGTTGACCACCTGCCGGCCCTTACGCGTTTCCGCCAGGAGCTCGTCCGTCACTGCAGCGAACCCGTGACCGGTGCTCGAAACCAGCAGCAGCTGCGTGCCCGGCTTATGGACCACGACCTCGATGATCTGCGCCGCGGCATCGATGTCCAGCGTGTTGCGCAGTGGTTCGCCGAAGCCTCTCGCCCCAGGTAGCTTGTCCGCCCCGATGGTGAAGAAACGTCCGTCGTCCGCCGCGAGAAGCAGCTTGTCGGTAGTCTGGGCGTGGAGCGCATAGGCCGGGCCATCGCCCTCCTTGAACTTCCAGTCCTGTTCGAGCGGCAGATGCCCACGCGCCGCCCGGATCCAGCCGCGCTGCGAAAGGATAATCGTCACCGGCTCCTTCTCGATCATCGCATCCATGCTGAATTCGATCGTCGGTGCCGCCTCGGCAATCGTGGTCCGGCGGCGGCCGAGCGCGGTGTCTTCGGCGTATTCCTTGCGCATCGCGGTGAGATCGCGCTTGAGGCGGGTCCGCTGGCGGGCCGGGGAGTCGAGCAGCTTCTCAAGCTCGGCACGCTCGGCCAGGAGTTCATCCCGCTCCCGCTTGAGCTCCATTTCCTCGAGCTTGCGCAAGCTGCGCAACCGCATGTTGAGGATCGCTTCGGCCTGCCGGTCGGTCAGCCCGAACTCGGCCATCATCACCGGCTTGGGCTCGTCCTCGGTGCGGATGATCTCGATCACGCGGTCGAGGTTGAGGAAGGCGATGATATAGCCTTCGACCAGCTCCAGCCGGTCGGCGATCTTTTGCAGCCGGTGGCGCGTGCGGCGCTGGAGGATGTCGATCTGGTGCGCGACCCAGTTCGACAGCAGCTCGTGCAGCCCCATGACCATCGGCGTGCGCGTGGCGTCGAGCACGTTGAGGTTGAGGCCGATGCGCGTCTCCAGATCGGTCAGCTTGTAGAGGCTTTCCTTGAGCAGCTCCGGATCGACATTGCGGCTCTTTGGCACGAGTACGATGCGGATCTGCTCGTCGCTTTCGTCACGAACGTCTTCCAGGATCGGCAACTTGCGATCGGCGATCGCCTGGGCGATCTGTTCGATCAACTTGCCCTTCGGGACCATGTAGGGGATCTCGGAGATCACCAGCTGGTACTGCCCGCCGCCGAGGCGTTCGATGCCCGCCTGCTGGTCGTCCTCGTCCTTGGACTCCGCGGCGAAGAACCGCCCGCGTACGCGGAAGCTGCCGCGTCCCGTCTCGTAGGCTTGGGAGATCGCCTCCTTCGAATCGACGATCAGCCCGCCCGTGGCGAAGTCCGGGCCGCGGAACAGGTCCATCAGCCGGGCATGCTCGACATGCGGGTTGTCGATCAACTCAAGCGCGGCGTCGATCACCTCGGCCACGTTGTGGCTTGGGATCGAGGTCGCCATGCCCACCGCGATGCCGCTGGCGCCGTTGGCCAGCAGGTTCGGGAACAGGCCCGGGAAGATCGAGGGCTCTTCTTCCTCGTTGTTGTAGGTCGGGACGAAATCGACCGTGCCTTCGTCGAGCCCGTCCATCAGCTGCATGGCCGTGCGCGTCAGGCGGCATTCGGTGTACCGCTCCGCCGCCGCGTTATCGCCGTCGATGTTGCCGAAGTTGCCCTGCCCTTCGACCAGCGGATAGCGCAGCGTGAACGGCTGGGCGAGGCGGACCATCGCGTCGTAGAGCGCCAGGTTGCCGTGCGGATGGTATTTGCCCATCACGTCGCCGACCACGCGGCTGGACTTCTTGAACGCACTCGACGGATCGAGCCGCAAACCGCGCATGCCCCACAGGATCCGCCGGTGAACCGGCTTCAGGCCATCGCGCAAGTCCGGCAGCGAGCGGGCCGTGATCGTGGACAGCGCGTAGACCAGGTACCGCTCCGACAAGGCGCTGTCGAACGGCGCGTCGACGATCGTGTCGAACGGATCCTTCTCGTCTTCGATAACAGTCATGCCTCCGCCCTAGCAGCGGCGCCGGCCGCGCGACAGGCGGGGAATGGGGCTTTCAACACTAAGAATTGAGCGGCCGGAACAGCTCGTGACGCCCGTTCATATTCGCGAAAGCTCAATTATGGCGAAATTAAGGCCCAAATGCGGCACAAAGGAGGCCATAATGCGTAACTCTTTGAAGTTGCTTGCCCCGATTAGCCTGATTGCCCTGACAGCGTGTTCGGAAGCCGGAGACCGAGCGGGCCAATCTATGGAAATGGCCGAAGCCGCAGCCGACAGCGCCGTGGCGCCTGCCGAAAAGGACAACAGCGCCAGCGGAGAGCAAGGAGCCCTGGGCTCGCTCTCCGAGATCCCCGTCACTCTGCCCAAGCTGGCCTTCGTCCTGGACTACGGCTTTCGCCTGAAGCCCAAGGAGATCGCACCGCTGCAACAGAAGCACGCCGACATGTGCGAAGCGCTTGGCCCCTACCAGTGCCAGATCGTCTCACTCACCCGGACGGGCGAAGAAGACGAGATCTACGGCGAGCTTCAACTCGCCGTGGCGTCCGAAAAGGCGCGCGGGTTTGCCACTTTGCTCTCGGCAGCTGCCGAAAGCGACGGCGCGGAGACCTTTAAGGCCAACATCACTGGCGAGGACATGTCGAAGTCGATCGTCGACACCGAAGCTCGCATTCGCGGCCGCGTCGCGCTGCGCGACCGGCTGATGGAAGTCCTAAAAACGCGCAAGGGCACGGTCCAGCAACTGGTCGAAGCCGAGCGCGGCGTTGCCGCGGTGAACGAAGAGATCGACCAGGCCCAAAGCTGGCTCAAGGAGCAGAAGGGACGAGTGGCGTTCAGCAGGATGACGCTGTCGTATGAGTCGGCCACCCCAGGTGGCAGCTTCCTGAAGCCGATCGAAGGTGCCTTTGGAGCGATCGGCTCGATCCTCGGGGTACTGGTCGCTGGAATAATCCTGATGCTCGCGGTAGTTGGACCGCTGGTGCTGGGCGTTTTCGGTGTGAAGCGGGTTAGTCGCCGGCTCTCGCGGGACACCGCAGTCACCGAAGCGTGAACTTCGGGGCGGGCGCCTCTCGCGGCGCCCGCTACCGCTTCTGCATGTCCCAACTCTCGGCCGGGATGCGCACCTCTATCCCGTCGAGCGCGTCGGTCAGCTCGATCTGGCACGACAGCCGACTCGTACGGCAGACGCCCACGGCGAGGTCGAGCATGTCTTCCTCATCGTCGCTGGCGGGCGGGAGGCGATCGAACCAGTCGGCGGGGAGGATGACGTGGCAGGTCGAGCAGGCCATCTGCCCCTCGCACGTCCCTTCGAGCGGCATGCCGGCAGCCTGCGCAACCTCGAGCAGCCGCATGCCCGGCTCCGCGGCCGCGTCCACGCGCGCTCCGTCTCTTGTAATGAAGGCTACACGAATGGCTGTTATCCTTGCTGCGCTGCAGCACAATTAATCAGTTCGGCGGCCCGTTCAAGCTCGTCGAGCGTAGTGTAGCGTCCCAAACCGAGACGGACCGATCCACGCGCCTGTTCCTGGGTCAGACCAATCGCCGAGAGAATGCGGCTCGGCTTGTTGCTTTCGCTGGCGCAGGCCGACCCGGCGGAGAACATGACCTCGCGCACGTCGGAGATCAGGCGGGAGACGTCGAGGCCCTCGCGGCGGATGTTGAGGTTGCCCCGATAGCGCTGTTCCGCGCTGCCGTTGAGCTGCCAGTCGGTGAAGAACTCCAGCGCGCGACTCCATAACGAAGCCACGTGAATTGCATCCTGCTCCATTCGTTCGAGCGCCACTTTCGCGGCCATGCCCATTCCCGCGCACAGGGCCGGACTGAGAGTCCCCGATCGCAGCCCACCTTCCTGGCCGCCGCCGGTTATCTGGGGCGCAAGCTCGATCCCGTCGCGCACCCACAAGGCGCCGATCCCTTTGGGACCGTGGAACTTGTGCGCGCTGATCGCGATCAGGTCGGCCTCGGCAATGGGGATCTTGCCCGCCGCCTGAACCGCGTCGCACATCAACAAAGCACCGCGCGCCTTCGCTCGCTCGTACAGGTCGGCGACGGGCTGGATTGTGCCGACCTCGTTGTTGACCTGCATGACCGACACGATCCCGACACCTTCGGGCAAGGCAACCTGCGGATCGACCAGCGCATCTCGGTCAACCGGGAGGATCGTCGTGTCACCCGGCAGGTCGAGCGCCGTATCGAGCACAGCCGAATGCTCGATGGCGCTCACCGCCACGGGCTTCCCCGCCCGGCCCGGCTCGCACCCGCGCAGCGCGAGATTGATCGCCTCGGTCGCGCTGCCGGTGAAGACGACAGTCCCTCCGGCGGGAAACAGCGCCGCCACACGCTCACGCGCGATTTCGACCGCCGCTTCCGCCTGACGACCCATGCGGTGAATACTATGCGGATTACCGAAGCCCGTGCCCCCCGGCCCATCGAGCCAGCGCAGCATCTCCTCTCGCACTTCCGGCGCGAGCGGCGTGGTCGCCTGGTAGTCGAGGTAGATCATGAGTTGGATTGCGCCTCGATGGCGACCGCCTGCCATGCCTCCGCAAACGCATCGAGTTCGGAGACGGTAGTGTTCCAACCCATGCTGATCCGAACGGTGCGTGCCGCCACGCTTTCCTCCACCCCGAACGCTTCCAGCGCCCGGCTGCGCTTCAACGTACCCGATGAACAGGCACTACCGGCAGAGATCGAGAAGCCCATTCCATCGAACTTGATCAGCGCCACCGCGGAGGCGAGCCGCTTGGCCGAGACGGAGATGATGTGCGAACATTGCAGACCCGGCCGAAGCACATCGCCGCCACGCCCGAGCAGGTCCTTGAACTCATATCGCTCCGGATAGGAAGTCCGCCAGCTTTCGACCCCTCCGGCCTCCAGCGCCGCCGCGAACCCGAGCGCGCCTGGGAGATTTTCCGTTCCCTGCCGATAACCTCGCTCGTGCCCACCCGTAGGTTCGAGCATCGCGTAGTCCTTCACCAGCAAGGCTCCGATCCCGATTGGACCGCCAAGCTTGTGCGCCGAGACTACGATCATGTCGGCGACCGGCAATGGCACCTTACCTGCCGATTGCGAACAGTCCGCCAACAGCAGCCCACCACCCTCTCGAACCTGGCGAGCAACTGAGTCGTCCCCGTGCGGCAGGAGTACCGTGCCGGTTTCGGAATTGATCGACTGCACCGCGACCACCGCACGGCCGGGCCGCGCAAGCGACTCGGCGAGAGCTTCGATGTCGATGCCGGCATGCCTGTCCTCGTCCATGCCGAGCGGTATGACTTCGGCATCGGGTGCCGCGCGAAAAACCGCGTCGTGCTCCACCGCCGAAGCAAGCCTGCGGTCCGCCTTTGCCTGGCCAAGCCCGATCGCCAGCGCCTCGCTCGCGCCAGAGGTGAAGATCACCTCCCCCTCCCAGCCAAGCGCCACTTTTACGCGTGCTCGAGCGTCTTCGAGCGCCGCCCGAGCCGCCCGGCCTTCAGCGTGCGGGCTCGACGGATTGGCCCAGATATCGAACCCGTGTTCCATCGCCTCACGCGCCTCAGGGCGCAGCGGCGAGGTTGCGGCATGATCCAGATAGATACGGCTCATCGCGCGGGAATTGCGAAATTTTGCATCAACACTATATAGCCCGCGACTTCACGCGCGCCACCTGCGCCAGAACCCTACCGAACAAGAGCTGCAACTATGCCCTCCGTCATCTTCCCCGGCCCCGAAGGCCGCCTCGAAGGCCGTTTTGCCCCAGCCCCGCGTCCGCGCGCACCTGTGGCGATGATTCTCCATCCGCATTCGCAGGGTGGCGGCACGATGAACGATCGTATCGTGCAGCGTCTGTACAAGACGTTTGTCGACCGCGGGTTCGCCGTGCTGCGCTTCAATTTCCGCGGCGTCGGCCGCAGCCAGGGCAGTTTCGATAACGGCATCGGCGAACTGTCGGACGCGGCCGCCGCGCTCGACTGGGTGCAGTCGATCCATCCCGAATCGCAGACCACCTGGGTCGCCGGCGTCAGCTTCGGCGCGCTGATCGGCATGCAGTTGCTGATGCGTCGTCCGGAAATTCGGGGGTTCATCTCGATCGCCCCGCCGGCGAACATGTACGACTTCTCGTTCCTCGCCCCGTGCCCGGCCTCGGGCATCTTCATCCAGGGTGCGGCGGACACGGTCGTGCAGCCCAACTCGGTGGTGAAGCTGGTCGAGAAGCTGCGCACGCAGAAGCACATCACGATCCATCACGAGGAAATCCCGCGGGCCAACCACTTCTTCGAAAACGAAATCGAAGAACTGATGGGCTCGGTCGATAACTACCTCGACTTCCGCCTGTCCCCCGACTGCCCGATCCGCTGAGCTGACTGACTGAGCAAGGCCTTGCGAGAGGCCTTGCATAACACTGCTTTTCTATAGTAATGTTACATCATTACACGAGTCACTGGACACGAACCGGCGACCGCAAAGGAGAGGAGCAGGGTATGGCTTACCTGGACCAATCAAACGACCCTCGGCGCCGCGTCACCGCGATTGCTGGTGTGGCTATCATTCACGCAGCAATTGGCCTTGGCGTGGTTACCGGGCTGACGGTTGCAGGTATTGCTCCCAAGCCAGATATCTGGAACCCCTTCCCCACCACGCCGGAGCCAAAGCCCACACCAACACCGACGCCGGAGACGAAATCTCCCGAGCCAACCAACACAACTCCAACCGTTAACCCCGTGCCCGATGTTAAGTGGCCGCCGGAGCCCAATCCGCGACCTCAGCCAGATGAACCGACCGGCACAACCGGCACGGAGACGGGACCGTGGATACCCCCAACTGTCCCCCCACCGCTGCCTACCCCCACGTCCATTCCGCATTTCGCGAAGCCAAGCAGCGACCGTAACGGTTGGATCACCACCGAGGATTATCCGGCTGCCCCCTTGCGAAAAGGGATCGAGGGAGTGGTCGGCTATAGCCTTATCATCGGCAGCAACGGCCGCGTATCGGCCTGCGACGTGGTCCGCTCTTCGGGCAACAGCCAACTCGACGAGGCCACCTGCCGCCTAATCACACGCAGAGCCCGCTTCGATCCGGCCACTGACGGCTCGGGCGCCAAGATCATCGGCTCATTCAGCGGCACCGTGCTCTGGCAAATACCCGACTAGCGCGTCGCTTCGGCGGCACGGTCGACCGGGGCCGTGCCGTTCGAGTCGGGCAGAATCCAGATCAGCAGGTTGACGATCATCACCACGGCCAGAAGCAGCATGAGCCAGACCTGCTTCTGCGCCCCGCCCTTGCGCCAGAGGAAAATCGCTCCGCCGATAAGGACCAGCGTGGCGAGCATGACGAGTGAAAGCACGATATCCATGGGGCGGGCCTAGCCGCCACCGCCTCGCAAATCCATGCGGATTGACAGACTCGATCCTCGGCCGCAGAAACCCGCAATGCCCATTTCAAATGAAACCATCACCCGCCGCCAGGCGCTCGCCACGCTTGGTGTCGGTGCCTCGGTGTTTGCCCTGCCCGCTTGGTCGACAGCCTCGGCCCAGGTCGCACCTGCCGACGCCACCGCGCTGCTGAACGACGTTGCGTGGAACCTGCTCGAACAGTCTCCGACAGGGGCGACCGGCCTCGGGCTCGACGTCGGCGATCGCGCGTACCTGCGCGGCCAGATGGGCGGCACTTCGCCCGAGGCGGTAAATAAGCTGGCGGCAACCCTGCGCACCGATCTCGCCCGCGTCCGCGCCACGGACACGTCGAAGCTTGATCCTTCGACGAGGACGAGCTTCGAAGTCGTAGAGAGCGCCTATTCGACGGCACTGGATGGCTTCGCCCTTCCCTATGGTGACGTCGCAGTCGGCGGCTGGCGCAACGCGCCCTACGTCGTGATCCAGAACGTCGGCGGCTATATCGACTACCCGCGCTTCCTCGATGCCGACCACCCGGTGCGGGATGCGGCCGACGCGGAGGCCTATGTCTCCCGCCTTGAGCAGATCCCCGCAAACCTCGATGGTGAGCTCGATCGGATCCGCTCGGCTGCAGGCCTCGGCGTGATCCCACCCTCGTTCTTGCTGGCCAAGGCCATCCCCCAGATGGAAGCCTCTCTTGCCGACGCCAAGTCCGGCGGCTCGATGGTCAGTTCGCTGACCCGCCGCACGGCCGAGGGCAATATCGCCGGCGACTGGGAGAAGCGGGCCTCCGCCATCGTCACCGGTCCGCTTGCCGCGGCACTCGAACGGCAGCTGGCCGAGCTGAAGCGCCAGGCCACCCAAGCCGACACTGACGCCGGCATGTGGTCGCAGCCCGGCGGTGACGAGTGGTACGCCTGGGCCCTGCGCGCCAGCACGACCACCCGCATGACGCCGGACGAGATCCACGAGATGGGCCTGACCCAACTCGAAGAGATCCATTCGCGCATGGACCCAATCCTGCGCAGCCTCGGCTACACCGAGGGGCCGGTCGGTACCCGGATGACCCAGCTCGGCACCGATCCGCGCTTCAAGTTCGCCGAGGGCGATCCCGGCCGCGCCGAGATCATGGAGTTCATCCAGGAGCGCATCTCGTGGATCCGAGCGCAGATGCCGCGTGCCTTCCGCACGCTGGTGCGCGCCAACCTCGAAGTACGGCGCCTGCCGCTGGCGGAAGAGCCCGGCGCCCCGACAGCTTATGGCGGTGCGGGTTCGGTCGACGGGACGATCCCCGGCAAGATGTGGATCAACCTGCGAACAACCGACCTGCACCGCAAGTTCGACGTGCCCACTCTGGTCCATCACGAAGCCATCCCGGGCCACGTGTGGCAGGGCGAGTACTCGAACCAGCTCCCGCTGATCCGCTCGATCCTGTCGTTCAATGCCTATTCGGAAGGCTGGGCGCTCTACGCGGAGCAGCTGGCCGACGAGCTCGGCGCTTACGACGATAATCCCGCCTGGCGCCTGGGCTACCTGCAGGACCAGGCCTTCCGCGCGTGCCGCCTGGTGGTCGACACCGGCCTCCACGCCAAGCGCTGGACGCGTGACCAGGGCATCGCCTTCTTCATGGAGCGCAATGGCAACAAGCGCGAACAGGTCGAAAGCGAAGTCGATCGCTACTGTTCGTGGCCCGGCCAGGCTTGCGGCTACAAGGTCGGACACAGCGAGATCGT
Above is a genomic segment from Altererythrobacter sp. Root672 containing:
- a CDS encoding cysteine desulfurase family protein encodes the protein MSRIYLDHAATSPLRPEAREAMEHGFDIWANPSSPHAEGRAARAALEDARARVKVALGWEGEVIFTSGASEALAIGLGQAKADRRLASAVEHDAVFRAAPDAEVIPLGMDEDRHAGIDIEALAESLARPGRAVVAVQSINSETGTVLLPHGDDSVARQVREGGGLLLADCSQSAGKVPLPVADMIVVSAHKLGGPIGIGALLVKDYAMLEPTGGHERGYRQGTENLPGALGFAAALEAGGVESWRTSYPERYEFKDLLGRGGDVLRPGLQCSHIISVSAKRLASAVALIKFDGMGFSISAGSACSSGTLKRSRALEAFGVEESVAARTVRISMGWNTTVSELDAFAEAWQAVAIEAQSNS
- a CDS encoding alpha/beta hydrolase, with translation MPSVIFPGPEGRLEGRFAPAPRPRAPVAMILHPHSQGGGTMNDRIVQRLYKTFVDRGFAVLRFNFRGVGRSQGSFDNGIGELSDAAAALDWVQSIHPESQTTWVAGVSFGALIGMQLLMRRPEIRGFISIAPPANMYDFSFLAPCPASGIFIQGAADTVVQPNSVVKLVEKLRTQKHITIHHEEIPRANHFFENEIEELMGSVDNYLDFRLSPDCPIR
- a CDS encoding energy transducer TonB, coding for MAYLDQSNDPRRRVTAIAGVAIIHAAIGLGVVTGLTVAGIAPKPDIWNPFPTTPEPKPTPTPTPETKSPEPTNTTPTVNPVPDVKWPPEPNPRPQPDEPTGTTGTETGPWIPPTVPPPLPTPTSIPHFAKPSSDRNGWITTEDYPAAPLRKGIEGVVGYSLIIGSNGRVSACDVVRSSGNSQLDEATCRLITRRARFDPATDGSGAKIIGSFSGTVLWQIPD
- a CDS encoding DUF885 domain-containing protein codes for the protein MPISNETITRRQALATLGVGASVFALPAWSTASAQVAPADATALLNDVAWNLLEQSPTGATGLGLDVGDRAYLRGQMGGTSPEAVNKLAATLRTDLARVRATDTSKLDPSTRTSFEVVESAYSTALDGFALPYGDVAVGGWRNAPYVVIQNVGGYIDYPRFLDADHPVRDAADAEAYVSRLEQIPANLDGELDRIRSAAGLGVIPPSFLLAKAIPQMEASLADAKSGGSMVSSLTRRTAEGNIAGDWEKRASAIVTGPLAAALERQLAELKRQATQADTDAGMWSQPGGDEWYAWALRASTTTRMTPDEIHEMGLTQLEEIHSRMDPILRSLGYTEGPVGTRMTQLGTDPRFKFAEGDPGRAEIMEFIQERISWIRAQMPRAFRTLVRANLEVRRLPLAEEPGAPTAYGGAGSVDGTIPGKMWINLRTTDLHRKFDVPTLVHHEAIPGHVWQGEYSNQLPLIRSILSFNAYSEGWALYAEQLADELGAYDDNPAWRLGYLQDQAFRACRLVVDTGLHAKRWTRDQGIAFFMERNGNKREQVESEVDRYCSWPGQACGYKVGHSEIVRQRSRAQKVLGPAYDLRDFNEAVVQGGNVPLDVLANNIDRYIATAKA